The Leadbettera azotonutricia ZAS-9 genome has a window encoding:
- the argA gene encoding amino-acid N-acetyltransferase gives MDSISSQVDLIREAFHYQSRFDGSTMVFKIDFPVTEDPLFTSLVKDLALLAKTGFRVVIVPGAKEWIDAVLKEYDIVSSYNGSVRITTEDAMPFVEMAAFNSATRFVTGFSGSRVDAVIGNFVRARGLGVIGGVDMEHTGAVDKFYIDSIHRIQELGMVPILPCIGWSPSGKSYNVPSDEIALSAAANLRAVKLFIISLSGGVKKGAYQIPDGIETGENGRIIRLTPQEAGRILELNSPNNKDDKALGELALAVKASIAGIERVHIIDGGEEGAVLKELFSNLGAGTMVYADEYESIRSLRSQDVPDILRLMEPLMQQGILLRRTPEDIQQKKQDYAVFVIDSQIHACGALHDWGENQGEIAAIATDPSYADMGLGRRIVRYFIDKAKKQGMKRVFVLTTRSHDWFEGLGFKEAPVDSLPEKKRRIYDRIRNSKVFALGL, from the coding sequence ATGGATAGCATATCGTCCCAGGTAGATCTCATCAGGGAAGCCTTTCATTATCAAAGCCGCTTCGATGGTTCTACCATGGTTTTTAAGATTGATTTTCCCGTGACCGAGGATCCGCTCTTCACCTCTTTGGTGAAGGATTTAGCCCTCCTGGCAAAGACAGGCTTCCGGGTGGTGATAGTCCCCGGGGCAAAGGAATGGATAGACGCGGTCCTCAAAGAATACGATATAGTCTCAAGCTACAATGGCTCTGTGCGCATCACCACCGAAGACGCCATGCCCTTTGTTGAAATGGCTGCCTTTAACTCCGCTACCCGTTTTGTAACAGGCTTTTCAGGCAGCCGGGTCGATGCGGTGATAGGCAACTTTGTCCGGGCCCGGGGATTGGGAGTCATAGGCGGCGTGGATATGGAACACACAGGGGCGGTGGACAAATTCTACATCGATTCCATACACCGCATCCAGGAACTTGGCATGGTCCCCATTTTGCCCTGCATAGGCTGGAGCCCTTCGGGGAAATCCTACAATGTGCCCTCGGATGAAATCGCCCTGTCTGCGGCAGCAAACCTGCGGGCGGTCAAGCTTTTCATCATCTCCCTGAGCGGAGGCGTCAAAAAGGGCGCTTACCAGATCCCCGACGGCATAGAAACCGGAGAGAACGGCAGAATCATCAGGCTTACCCCCCAGGAAGCAGGCCGCATCCTGGAACTCAACTCCCCCAACAACAAAGATGACAAAGCCCTGGGCGAATTAGCCCTGGCGGTCAAAGCCTCAATAGCCGGCATAGAGCGGGTTCACATAATTGACGGCGGCGAAGAAGGCGCAGTGCTCAAGGAACTTTTCTCCAACCTTGGCGCCGGCACCATGGTCTACGCCGATGAATACGAATCCATCAGAAGCCTGAGAAGCCAGGACGTACCCGACATACTCCGCCTCATGGAACCCCTCATGCAGCAGGGCATACTCCTAAGGCGTACCCCCGAAGACATACAGCAGAAGAAGCAGGATTACGCAGTATTTGTAATAGACAGCCAAATCCACGCCTGCGGCGCCCTCCACGACTGGGGCGAGAATCAGGGCGAAATCGCTGCCATTGCCACAGACCCCTCTTATGCCGACATGGGCTTGGGTAGACGCATAGTCCGCTACTTCATAGACAAAGCCAAAAAGCAAGGCATGAAGCGTGTCTTTGTCCTCACTACCCGCAGCCACGACTGGTTCGAAGGCCTGGGTTTCAAGGAAGCCCCTGTGGACAGCCTCCCGGAGAAGAAACGGCGAATCTATGACCGCATACGGAACAGCAAAGTATTTGCCCTGGGGCTGTAG
- the xseA gene encoding exodeoxyribonuclease VII large subunit, with protein MDDSRKLTVSELTDLIRRNLEGAFPSVVVEGELSNCKPSTTGHLYFTLKDGTAAISGVMFKNRLRYLSFKPRDGMLLRVKGSLSVYAQRGTYSIVCEEMEQAGAGDILAMLEQRKEKLAAEGLFDEGRKKPIPRFPKAIGVVTSPEGAALQDILNILKRRAGGVKVVVLPAPVQGTEAAEIIARRIEQANQWNLADVLIVGRGGGSLEDLLPFSEERVVRAVAASAIPVVSAVGHEINWALSDFAADLRAPTPSAAAELVSANREEALESIAMLRDFLYETIRARIERVRLLAKPFNMEDLEYRFRAILQPRLVRFDDAKDALLNNLETKVEGFRRRIELARRGLEAGSPLSILERGFSIVIDERTGKAIRRFTEVKPGDRLSIRPLEGIITATVEAAQEKE; from the coding sequence ATGGATGATTCCCGCAAACTGACAGTTTCTGAACTCACCGACCTTATACGCCGAAACCTTGAGGGGGCCTTCCCCTCGGTGGTGGTGGAGGGGGAACTTTCGAACTGCAAGCCTTCGACTACGGGGCATCTTTACTTTACCTTGAAGGACGGCACTGCCGCCATTTCGGGGGTAATGTTCAAAAACCGCCTGCGCTATCTTTCGTTTAAGCCCAGGGACGGTATGCTCCTCAGGGTTAAGGGAAGTCTTTCGGTTTATGCCCAGAGGGGGACCTATTCCATTGTCTGCGAGGAGATGGAGCAGGCCGGGGCAGGCGATATTCTGGCTATGCTGGAACAGAGGAAGGAGAAGCTTGCCGCAGAGGGGCTTTTTGACGAGGGCCGGAAAAAACCTATTCCCAGATTCCCCAAGGCTATTGGGGTTGTAACTTCGCCCGAGGGGGCTGCCCTTCAGGATATACTCAACATATTGAAGCGAAGGGCGGGCGGGGTTAAGGTGGTTGTTTTGCCGGCGCCGGTGCAGGGCACGGAGGCAGCGGAGATCATTGCCCGGCGCATTGAGCAGGCCAACCAATGGAATCTGGCGGACGTCCTTATCGTGGGACGGGGCGGCGGCTCCCTCGAAGACCTTCTCCCCTTTTCAGAGGAACGGGTGGTGAGGGCTGTGGCTGCATCGGCGATTCCTGTGGTAAGCGCCGTAGGGCATGAGATAAACTGGGCGCTCTCGGATTTTGCGGCAGACCTCAGAGCCCCTACCCCTTCAGCTGCTGCCGAATTGGTCAGCGCCAACCGCGAGGAAGCCCTGGAATCTATCGCCATGCTGCGGGATTTTTTATACGAAACCATAAGGGCCCGTATCGAGAGGGTGAGGCTTTTGGCAAAACCATTCAACATGGAGGATCTTGAATACCGCTTCAGGGCTATACTCCAGCCGAGGCTTGTGCGTTTTGACGATGCCAAGGATGCCCTGCTCAATAATCTTGAAACAAAAGTCGAAGGATTCCGCCGCAGAATAGAACTGGCACGCAGGGGGCTCGAAGCCGGAAGCCCTCTCTCTATTTTAGAGCGGGGATTTTCGATAGTCATAGACGAACGCACAGGAAAAGCGATACGCCGTTTTACAGAAGTAAAGCCAGGCGACAGGCTCAGCATCAGGCCCCTGGAAGGCATTATTACTGCTACTGTTGAAGCAGCACAAGAGAAAGAGTGA
- the xseB gene encoding exodeoxyribonuclease VII small subunit has product MRTFEERLERLESLGEQIRKPDIPLEEALMSFEEGIRLTKALEKDLEKIESRIEILMNGPEAKVSESPELELFDNEE; this is encoded by the coding sequence ATCAGGACATTTGAAGAGAGGCTTGAGCGGCTGGAAAGCCTGGGGGAACAAATCCGCAAGCCCGACATTCCCCTGGAAGAGGCTCTCATGTCATTCGAAGAAGGCATACGCCTGACGAAAGCACTGGAAAAAGATCTGGAAAAAATCGAAAGCCGCATCGAGATACTCATGAACGGCCCGGAAGCCAAAGTGAGCGAAAGCCCTGAATTGGAATTGTTCGACAACGAAGAATGA
- the mutL gene encoding DNA mismatch repair endonuclease MutL, which translates to MTKIQVLPPEEARKIAAGEVIDRPAALVREFMDNAIDAGCSLVEVSIEGGGIIRTEVSDDGEGMAKEDLELCWLTHATSKIRSLDDLKIAETLGFRGEALAAASAVSHLEILTSQNGREAWKLDVGPGEKSPPLLEQSLRSRGTSVRALGLFDTIPARKRFLKREGSEAASCKAIFNDKAMAFPSLGFRFMQDGTLKTFLSPASSLKERFSQIVISGNEASFLHEIAASGTGFSAVIVVGGPEIFRNDKRQQYIFANGRRIQDYSLTQALEYGVQGWFPNGTHPVGAVFVDIDPALADFNIHPAKREVRFAAPGSIHHAITSALRDFCHHRNLSTAPTDENTGREFHFDTFAANNESSRMAMEALLSKPPEFVSFRTGWAAEGSPPYADQQGNPGTAKTGSIRYLGRLFDLFILAQKEDRLFIIDQHAAHERILYDRFLNSPIPKQELLVSIPFTVESSEDDSFLKTRQTDLEKLGIEITEGDGEWLIEALPADWRLNDEKTVQAILELKDAGEDIAERWAATLSCHGAIKDGDYLDPASALAFAEEALMLPVHLCPHGRPIYFELSRENLLKAVKRI; encoded by the coding sequence ATGACAAAGATTCAGGTTCTCCCGCCGGAAGAAGCGCGAAAAATCGCAGCCGGTGAAGTGATAGACAGGCCCGCAGCATTAGTGCGGGAATTCATGGATAACGCCATTGATGCCGGTTGCTCTCTTGTGGAAGTAAGCATTGAGGGAGGGGGCATCATACGCACAGAGGTTAGCGACGACGGCGAAGGCATGGCAAAAGAAGATCTGGAACTCTGCTGGCTTACCCATGCCACAAGCAAAATCCGTTCTCTCGATGACCTAAAAATTGCCGAGACCCTGGGTTTTAGGGGCGAGGCGCTGGCCGCAGCATCAGCAGTATCGCACTTGGAAATATTGACCAGTCAAAACGGCAGGGAGGCCTGGAAGCTCGATGTAGGGCCCGGGGAAAAATCCCCTCCTCTCCTGGAACAAAGCCTCCGTTCCCGGGGAACCAGTGTCAGGGCTCTGGGGCTTTTCGACACTATCCCTGCACGGAAACGCTTCCTCAAACGCGAAGGCAGCGAGGCTGCGTCCTGCAAGGCTATATTCAACGATAAAGCAATGGCATTCCCCAGCCTCGGCTTCAGGTTCATGCAGGACGGCACTCTTAAAACCTTTCTTTCCCCTGCATCCTCCTTAAAAGAACGTTTCAGCCAAATTGTTATATCGGGAAATGAAGCTTCCTTCCTCCACGAGATAGCAGCCTCAGGGACAGGTTTTTCGGCAGTAATAGTAGTAGGCGGGCCCGAGATATTCCGAAACGACAAAAGGCAGCAATACATTTTCGCTAACGGTAGGCGTATACAGGATTACTCCCTCACCCAAGCCCTGGAATACGGAGTGCAGGGCTGGTTCCCCAACGGGACCCACCCTGTGGGGGCTGTATTTGTGGACATAGATCCTGCCCTGGCAGATTTCAACATACATCCCGCCAAGCGGGAGGTCCGCTTTGCAGCTCCCGGCTCTATTCACCACGCAATAACATCGGCCCTGCGGGACTTTTGCCATCACCGGAATTTAAGCACAGCTCCGACAGACGAAAACACAGGCAGAGAATTTCATTTTGACACTTTTGCTGCTAATAACGAAAGTAGCCGTATGGCGATGGAAGCGCTGCTTTCAAAACCGCCCGAATTCGTCTCCTTTCGCACAGGCTGGGCAGCGGAAGGCAGCCCCCCTTATGCCGATCAACAAGGGAATCCCGGCACTGCCAAAACCGGCTCTATACGCTACCTGGGCAGGCTTTTCGATCTCTTTATCCTGGCGCAAAAAGAAGACCGCCTCTTCATCATCGATCAGCACGCGGCCCACGAACGCATACTCTATGACCGTTTTCTGAATTCGCCCATACCCAAACAGGAACTCCTGGTATCCATACCATTCACCGTTGAAAGCAGCGAAGACGACAGCTTCCTCAAAACAAGGCAGACCGATTTGGAAAAACTTGGCATTGAGATAACAGAAGGCGACGGCGAATGGCTCATCGAAGCCCTGCCCGCCGATTGGCGCTTAAATGATGAAAAAACCGTTCAGGCGATCCTGGAACTCAAAGACGCAGGCGAAGACATAGCCGAACGCTGGGCCGCAACCCTCTCCTGCCACGGCGCCATAAAAGACGGCGACTACCTCGACCCCGCTTCTGCCCTGGCATTTGCCGAAGAAGCCCTGATGCTCCCGGTGCACCTATGCCCCCATGGCCGCCCCATCTACTTCGAACTCAGCAGGGAAAATCTCCTAAAAGCAGTTAAAAGAATATAA
- a CDS encoding Gfo/Idh/MocA family protein, with translation MKKTINWALAGTGGITNHFFVGLRAAEGACIKAAVSRTKENADKFAAQYGIEKAFDSFDNMLEDPAIDAVYIGTPHTTHRDMVVKALKAKKAVLCEKPTAINAGELKEMIGAARDNKTFFMEAMWTRFTPPLCKVREWLSQGFIGEVKMVQANFGFSTDLNPQGRLFNLELGGGSLLDAGIYPLSLASMVFGGKKPEKISSQAYFGETGVDEEAAVILSYGGPRIAYAASAIRTAMVNDGWIYGTQGRIHLPGFVFSHKAILMLDGRYDYTYEPDFYSNGYNYEAEAVMDCIREGKTESEVMPWAESLVLMETMDEIRRQWNFKYPCER, from the coding sequence ATGAAAAAGACAATTAACTGGGCCTTGGCAGGTACCGGGGGCATTACCAATCATTTTTTCGTCGGACTTAGAGCGGCTGAAGGCGCTTGCATAAAAGCGGCAGTTTCGCGCACTAAAGAGAATGCTGATAAGTTCGCTGCCCAATATGGCATTGAAAAGGCCTTTGATAGTTTTGATAACATGCTGGAAGACCCTGCGATAGACGCAGTCTACATCGGCACTCCCCATACTACGCACCGGGATATGGTCGTTAAAGCCCTGAAGGCGAAAAAAGCAGTGCTCTGCGAAAAACCTACAGCCATCAACGCAGGCGAATTAAAAGAGATGATAGGGGCAGCCCGGGACAATAAAACTTTTTTTATGGAAGCCATGTGGACGCGGTTCACACCGCCGCTCTGTAAAGTGCGGGAATGGCTGAGCCAGGGGTTCATTGGCGAGGTAAAGATGGTGCAGGCCAATTTCGGCTTTAGCACTGACTTGAATCCCCAGGGCAGGCTTTTTAATCTTGAGCTTGGAGGCGGAAGCCTCCTGGATGCGGGAATCTATCCCCTGTCCCTTGCCTCAATGGTTTTCGGCGGGAAGAAGCCCGAGAAGATAAGTTCCCAGGCTTATTTCGGCGAAACCGGGGTTGATGAGGAAGCTGCAGTTATCCTTTCTTATGGCGGCCCCCGCATAGCTTACGCTGCTTCTGCGATACGCACAGCCATGGTAAATGACGGCTGGATTTACGGAACTCAAGGCAGGATACATTTGCCGGGTTTTGTGTTTTCCCATAAAGCGATCCTCATGCTTGACGGCCGTTATGACTATACCTACGAACCTGATTTTTATTCCAACGGTTATAATTACGAAGCCGAGGCAGTCATGGACTGCATACGGGAAGGCAAGACCGAAAGCGAAGTGATGCCCTGGGCCGAATCGCTGGTGCTCATGGAAACAATGGATGAAATCAGAAGGCAATGGAATTTTAAATATCCCTGCGAAAGATAA
- a CDS encoding PQQ-binding-like beta-propeller repeat protein: MKDNGKKTPLALKILRAFLILIAVIILIPVIAMGLSFIGRIAPDEVIPDSFALYARVPNPVKLAERLLAHESLPEILALPELTPALPGIEQFRSSGIHESKWTRFALRGRLDAALMADGKILGAWDAGVLSPLLKALPLIAGRISIKGLYYVQAGKNSRFEYRMEDGKVFYAGPWHNLLIIANDSKLFESVLDGTSRDEDRRGRDNKIFYARNFDIAFLLSPEYLKKILKDSDPMIVSVLEDTQFRESIEAALTIEPKQLGINIAASLSSNSREIENVLARNSPAVGLNRILPNNAQYATILAAGPLRTIMDAAASVPGAGVQEPWKTADTSSRRLLGMNIEELLYSWTGEEFAVFGMAGRPNPVILMEVKDEKKRQEVFSKAFKSIVLNENINLNLDGNRLPRIEMPNFLSSLLLSMGVRIPSPYYTVHNGYLFLSESAESLLAAVNAVRKNETLIRTDLWQGLAKPGPGKSSFGIFYSLDRSLPFFLRGNAIVSVILRAYRQGLLQLSLEKNRMEINLQAVPGSGKGLIPVQGYPLDLGGRAGNRVYAIGRGNEGRILLTKDNTAVSINALDRSIKEFPLPGNLWIIPADGIQGGVWIVSSQGRVVLADRDFEPLKGFPLITGIRISAAPVSQGGKLFLSDEDGSVHTIDDKASAAKWGTAYSTALRSPPSFLTVQNKIYAASYPKSFLGEIWVQDASSGAALPGWPAYVSGIAFGSPLPFTYQNKLHAAFISQAGELYLYDDQGMLLQGFPLELEGVFYLQPVFDGTFLWVIAQDGTLYQISPSGDRLSQKIPNLEVKENGYITAVDTDGNGKAEIFISGEGNTLHGYNRNFQSLEGFPLPIWGRPAFTELSGNGKMEIIGAGMDNKIYRWQFR; encoded by the coding sequence GTGAAAGACAATGGCAAAAAAACACCCCTGGCTCTGAAAATCCTCAGGGCCTTTCTCATACTCATTGCGGTTATTATACTTATCCCCGTCATTGCCATGGGGCTTTCGTTCATTGGACGCATTGCGCCCGACGAGGTGATACCCGATTCTTTCGCCCTTTACGCCAGGGTGCCCAACCCGGTAAAGCTTGCAGAACGGCTCCTGGCCCACGAAAGCCTTCCGGAGATCCTTGCGCTTCCGGAGCTGACCCCTGCATTGCCGGGCATTGAACAGTTCCGCAGCAGCGGCATACATGAAAGCAAGTGGACCAGATTTGCCCTGCGAGGCAGGCTCGACGCTGCCCTCATGGCGGACGGGAAAATCCTTGGGGCCTGGGATGCCGGCGTCCTCTCCCCGCTGCTCAAAGCATTGCCCTTAATCGCGGGCAGAATTTCGATAAAGGGGCTCTACTATGTGCAGGCAGGGAAGAATTCCCGCTTTGAATACCGCATGGAAGACGGGAAGGTTTTTTATGCAGGCCCCTGGCATAACCTGCTCATCATTGCCAATGACTCAAAGCTTTTTGAATCGGTGCTGGATGGAACTTCCCGGGATGAAGACCGCCGGGGGCGGGACAATAAAATTTTTTATGCCAGGAATTTTGATATCGCCTTCCTCCTCTCGCCTGAATACTTAAAAAAAATCCTGAAAGATTCAGACCCCATGATCGTTTCTGTCCTTGAGGATACCCAGTTCCGGGAATCCATCGAAGCGGCTTTAACCATAGAGCCCAAACAGCTCGGGATAAATATTGCCGCATCCCTCTCGTCGAATAGCAGGGAAATCGAAAATGTCCTGGCAAGGAATTCTCCGGCTGTTGGCCTCAACCGCATTCTGCCTAATAATGCCCAATATGCCACCATACTGGCAGCCGGCCCTCTCCGCACGATCATGGACGCGGCGGCTTCAGTACCGGGCGCCGGTGTGCAGGAGCCATGGAAAACAGCGGACACTTCTTCGCGCAGGCTTTTGGGCATGAATATAGAGGAACTTCTCTATTCATGGACAGGGGAAGAGTTTGCCGTCTTCGGTATGGCAGGAAGGCCGAACCCGGTTATCCTTATGGAAGTAAAGGATGAAAAAAAGCGGCAGGAAGTTTTCAGCAAGGCTTTCAAATCAATTGTGCTGAACGAGAACATCAATCTTAATCTGGACGGCAACCGCTTGCCCCGTATCGAGATGCCGAATTTTCTTTCTTCCCTCCTCCTCTCCATGGGGGTGCGTATCCCTTCTCCTTATTATACTGTCCATAATGGGTACCTCTTCCTCTCGGAATCCGCGGAATCACTGCTGGCCGCAGTGAATGCGGTGCGGAAAAATGAAACCTTAATCCGGACGGATCTCTGGCAGGGTCTTGCAAAACCAGGTCCCGGCAAATCAAGCTTCGGCATCTTCTATTCTTTGGATCGTTCCCTCCCCTTCTTCCTCAGGGGTAACGCAATAGTAAGCGTAATACTGCGAGCCTATCGCCAGGGGCTGCTGCAGCTTTCCCTCGAAAAAAACAGGATGGAAATAAACCTCCAGGCTGTTCCCGGTTCAGGGAAGGGCCTCATTCCGGTTCAGGGTTATCCCCTTGATCTGGGCGGAAGAGCAGGCAACCGGGTATACGCTATAGGCAGGGGGAACGAAGGGAGGATACTCCTCACTAAAGACAACACCGCTGTTTCAATAAACGCCCTGGACAGGAGCATAAAAGAATTCCCCCTCCCCGGGAATCTCTGGATAATTCCTGCCGACGGCATACAGGGTGGGGTATGGATAGTAAGCTCCCAGGGCAGGGTGGTACTTGCCGATCGCGATTTTGAACCCCTCAAGGGCTTCCCCCTTATCACCGGCATACGCATTTCCGCAGCCCCGGTTTCCCAGGGCGGCAAACTTTTCCTCTCCGACGAGGATGGTTCTGTTCACACCATAGATGACAAGGCTTCGGCGGCAAAATGGGGCACTGCTTACAGTACTGCCCTGCGATCCCCTCCCTCGTTCCTCACGGTGCAAAACAAAATCTATGCTGCCTCATATCCAAAAAGCTTCCTGGGGGAAATCTGGGTTCAGGATGCATCCAGCGGCGCAGCCCTCCCCGGCTGGCCTGCCTATGTTTCGGGCATCGCCTTCGGCTCTCCCCTCCCCTTTACCTATCAAAACAAACTCCATGCTGCCTTTATAAGCCAGGCCGGGGAACTTTACCTGTATGACGATCAAGGCATGCTCCTCCAGGGCTTCCCCCTGGAACTTGAGGGCGTATTCTACCTTCAGCCTGTTTTTGACGGGACTTTCCTCTGGGTCATAGCCCAGGACGGCACCCTCTACCAGATAAGCCCTTCCGGGGACCGTCTCTCCCAAAAGATACCCAACCTGGAAGTAAAAGAAAATGGCTATATCACCGCCGTGGATACGGATGGTAATGGCAAGGCTGAAATATTTATCTCCGGGGAAGGCAATACCCTGCACGGCTACAACCGCAATTTCCAGTCCCTCGAAGGGTTCCCCCTCCCCATTTGGGGGCGGCCCGCCTTTACCGAATTGTCGGGAAACGGGAAAATGGAAATTATCGGAGCCGGAATGGACAACAAGATATACCGCTGGCAGTTCAGATAA